A genomic window from Heptranchias perlo isolate sHepPer1 chromosome 20, sHepPer1.hap1, whole genome shotgun sequence includes:
- the LOC137335982 gene encoding zona pellucida sperm-binding protein 4-like, producing the protein MEGLGILGLLLVVICSAQPPSFLFPADKCWLSPKNRKDCGFPGIEASECVQRGCCFDAGNRDAPPCFYSLDSLPVCTKDGQVLIAISKDLTLPPVNLTTVHLKDGDGAECNPTVASADTVLFQFGVTECGATQRLDGVNILYETDVLGEFEILDEALGSVTRDSPFRLHVQCSYKGSQESDLQVKPRVYTLSPPLPATEAGILLLELRIARDGGYRSWYVASDYPILSVLREPVFVEVRVLNRNDPSLVLVLNDCWATPTPEPYSGLRWDLLVERCPFAGDNYKTRLLPVNAASHLLFPTHHNRFVVSTFAFWDRVSGRALSGEVYFHCSAEVCYPSTRENCTAPCSPKRRRRADNRSGALVTADGPILFLEGEERLAARIHLDEKDAAVGSTSLVPGLAVGVALLSVALLVGTAAMWKMLQGRRVGSECSSMELSMSVG; encoded by the exons ATGGAGGGTTTGGGGATTCTTGGTTTGTTACTTGTTGTAATCTGTTCAGCTCAGCCGCCCTCTTTCCTTTTCCCCGCCGATAAATGTTGGCTGTCTCCCAAAAACCGCAAAGACTGCGGATTTCCGGGAATTGAAGCCAGTGAGTGTGTGCAGAGAGGCTGCTGCTTTGATGCGGGGAACCGGGATGCACCGCCGTGTTTCTATTCACTGGACAGTCTTCCAG TCTGCACCAAGGATGGGCAGGTCCTCATCGCTATCTCCAAGGATTTGACGCTGCCTCCTGTAAACCTGACAACGGTCCATCTGAAGGATGGAGACGGAGCTGAGTGCAATCCGACCGTGGCCTCTGCAGACACTGTGCTCTTTCAGTTCGGAGTCACTGAATGTGGCGCTACTCAGCGG CTGGACGGAGTGAACATCCTGTATGAAACGGATGTGTTGGGTGAGTTTGAGATCTTGGATGAAGCTTTGGGATCGGTGACCCGGGACAGCCCTTTCAG GCTCCATGTCCAGTGCAGTTACAAGGGAAGCCAGGAGTCTGATCTGCAGGTGAAGCCCAGAGTTTAcaccctttctccaccactgcctGCCACTGAGGCCGGGATCCTGCTTCTGGAGCTGAGAATAGCGAGAG atggtgGCTACCGGAGCTGGTATGTGGCCAGTGACTACCCGATCCTGAGTGTGCTCCGGGAGCCCGTGTTTGTGGAGGTTCGTGTCCTGAACCGGAACGATCCGTCCCTTGTGCTGGTGCTCAATGACTGCTGGGCGACCCCCACCCCAGAGCCGTATTCGGGGCTCCGATGGGACCTCCTGGTGGAGAG GTGCCCCTTTGCTGGTGATAACTACAAAACCCGCCTCCTTCCGGTAAACGCTGCTTCCCATTTGCTGTTCCCAACTCACCATAATCGTTTTGTAGTCAGCACGTTCGCTTTCTGGGACCGAGTTTCGGGCCGGGCTCTGTCCGGGGAG GTTTAtttccactgcagtgctgaggttTGCTACCCTTCCACTCGAGAGAACTGCACGGCTCCCTGCAGCCCCA AGAGGCGAAGAAGAGCCGATAACCGGTCTGGGGCCTTGGTGACCGCTGATGGACCCATCCTTTTCCTGgaaggtgaggagagattggctgCTCGGATCCACCTGGATGAGAAAG atgctgctgttGGTTCCACCTCCCTTGTTCCTGGATTAGCGGTTGGGGTAGCGCTGCTCTCCGTGGCCCTGTTGGTCGGGACTGCTGCTATGTGGAAAATGTTGCAGGGCCGCAGGGTGGGCTCCGAGTGCAGCTCTATGGAACTGTCGATGTCTGTTGGATAA